The proteins below come from a single Kitasatospora sp. NBC_00315 genomic window:
- a CDS encoding SagB family peptide dehydrogenase, translating to MSYAHAYADAVMRRGRVPMEPADFVPDWADRPRKGKFHPGAEHFPLPDSAALATATVQKGLFGEVGDGAFTLPLLGGMLQDSYGLTGRRLAVQANSDLGTLPLYPHANWSRGTASGGGLYPIGVHWVAGPSGPLTPGVYHYSTPHHSMQRLLAGDVSGEVRAALGDPTDGSDTDQFLVLGVKFWQNAFKYNSFSYHVVTMDIGALLQTWRIWARARGLHVGAAFWFDEDRLGRLLGLSAREEGVFAVVPLRWGAPAASGSPDRRTASGAPSPHPGAPGPPDAAGARSRPSAAGARVRLGDQERSRRVIGFDTVERIHAATLEGATARPAGAVLAGALTAAAPPAVGEPRPLPAPRPLALGVREALRSRRSSFGRFTATRPMAAEELSAALAAAAAGADLAADLRSPDGSSPARLYAFVNHVVGVPAGAYSYHAAAGALRLLKGGPQGEFLQRNYFLSNYNLEQAGAVITVAAPTRAVLDAVGDRGLRLVNATVGSISQALYTAAAALDLACGVALGFDCVSYAEELGLDGPGETPLLIMMIGHERPQPADFSHPIA from the coding sequence ATGAGCTACGCCCACGCGTACGCGGACGCGGTGATGCGGCGGGGCCGCGTGCCCATGGAGCCGGCGGACTTCGTCCCCGACTGGGCCGACCGGCCGCGCAAGGGCAAGTTCCACCCGGGGGCGGAGCACTTCCCGCTGCCCGACAGCGCCGCCCTCGCGACCGCCACCGTACAGAAGGGGCTGTTCGGCGAGGTGGGCGACGGAGCGTTCACGCTGCCGCTGCTGGGCGGGATGCTGCAGGACTCCTACGGCCTGACCGGCCGCCGGCTCGCCGTCCAGGCCAACTCCGACCTCGGCACGCTGCCCCTGTACCCGCATGCCAACTGGTCGCGCGGCACCGCCTCGGGCGGCGGGCTCTACCCGATCGGCGTGCACTGGGTGGCCGGCCCGAGCGGGCCGCTGACCCCCGGTGTCTACCACTACTCGACGCCGCACCACTCGATGCAGCGGCTGCTGGCCGGCGACGTGTCGGGCGAGGTCCGCGCCGCGCTGGGCGATCCGACGGACGGCTCGGACACCGACCAGTTCCTGGTGCTCGGCGTGAAGTTCTGGCAGAACGCCTTCAAGTACAACAGCTTCTCCTACCACGTCGTCACGATGGACATCGGCGCGCTGCTGCAGACCTGGCGCATCTGGGCGCGCGCCAGGGGCCTGCACGTCGGCGCCGCGTTCTGGTTCGACGAGGACCGGCTCGGCCGCCTGCTGGGCCTCTCGGCGCGGGAGGAGGGCGTCTTCGCGGTGGTCCCGCTGCGCTGGGGCGCCCCGGCGGCCTCCGGCTCCCCCGACCGGCGCACGGCCTCCGGCGCTCCGTCGCCGCACCCTGGAGCCCCGGGGCCGCCGGACGCCGCCGGGGCTCGGTCGCGGCCCTCCGCCGCCGGGGCGCGGGTCCGGCTCGGGGACCAGGAGCGCTCCCGGCGGGTGATCGGCTTCGACACGGTGGAGCGGATCCACGCGGCGACCCTGGAGGGCGCGACCGCCAGGCCGGCCGGCGCCGTGCTGGCCGGAGCGCTGACGGCGGCGGCGCCGCCCGCGGTCGGCGAGCCCCGCCCGCTGCCTGCGCCGCGGCCGCTCGCGCTGGGCGTGCGGGAGGCGCTGCGGAGCCGGCGCAGCAGTTTCGGCCGCTTCACGGCCACCAGGCCGATGGCCGCCGAGGAGTTGTCCGCCGCCCTGGCCGCGGCCGCGGCGGGTGCGGATCTGGCCGCCGACCTGCGCAGTCCCGACGGGTCGTCGCCGGCCAGGCTCTACGCGTTCGTCAACCACGTGGTCGGAGTGCCGGCCGGCGCGTACTCCTACCACGCCGCGGCGGGAGCGCTGCGGCTGCTCAAGGGCGGGCCGCAGGGCGAGTTCCTGCAGCGCAACTACTTCCTCTCCAACTACAACCTGGAACAGGCGGGCGCCGTGATCACGGTGGCGGCGCCCACCCGGGCCGTGCTGGACGCCGTCGGCGACCGTGGTCTGCGGCTCGTCAACGCCACGGTCGGCTCGATCTCGCAGGCGCTCTACACGGCCGCCGCCGCACTCGACCTCGCCTGCGGCGTGGCGCTCGGCTTCGACTGCGTCTCCTACGCGGAGGAGCTGGGGCTCGACGGGCCGGGCGAGACACCACTGCTGATCATGATGATCGGCCACGAGCGGCCCCAGCCGGCCGACTTCAGCCACCCGATCGCCTGA
- a CDS encoding TOMM precursor leader peptide-binding protein — MPPRPAPSVLTGFTGPWAEHCEALTAGLAQALEHHPPGPVLRVSVLGARDELAVTGAEEDHRAVPVHLYGHHAVVGPARQGESPCPRCLARRWQAVRSGPLREALELGGATAAAGAPPWAVPFVTDALAALAAARQERAGLPDGAADGAGRFPRVDLLDLETLHVSSFPLVPDAECPVCDRRPEDTAEGARLELASRPKSAPDVFRLRGVDAYELPLQAFVNPIAGMLGPSVVPDLVSASTSSTVGCFTMRSGDYLRECFWGGHTGSYRASTRVGLLEGLERFAGMRARGRRTTVVASLDELGDLAVDPRVCGLYSEEFHRAEPGVRPFAPDRPVPWVWGYSLRDRRPVLVPEILSYYHAPGGLENRFVQESSNGCASGGCLEEAVYFGLMEAVERDAFLLAWYGRLELPELDASRAERPEIRALVDRLAMYGYRARFFDTRVSFPVPVVTAVAERVDGGLGRLCFGAGASLDPEAALWAGLCEIATDAVNLRRRTARDERRLRAMAEDFDRVRVLHDHPLLYGLPEMAPYADFLLAPRRTGPVGLDTLRGAGAIRPGTDLREDLLACVGAVTAAGFDVVVVDQTMPEQRDLGFHTAGVLVPGLLPIDFGHRRQRALTMPRLRTAARLAGLRDRDLRDDDLNPAPHPFP; from the coding sequence CTGCCGCCCCGCCCGGCGCCGTCCGTCCTCACCGGGTTCACGGGGCCCTGGGCCGAGCACTGCGAAGCCCTGACCGCCGGCCTGGCCCAGGCCCTGGAACACCACCCGCCGGGACCGGTGCTGCGGGTCTCCGTCCTCGGGGCCCGGGACGAACTCGCCGTCACCGGGGCCGAGGAGGACCACCGCGCCGTGCCGGTCCACCTCTACGGACACCATGCGGTGGTCGGTCCGGCGCGGCAGGGCGAATCACCCTGCCCGCGCTGCCTGGCCCGGCGCTGGCAGGCCGTCCGCTCGGGCCCGCTGCGGGAGGCACTGGAGCTCGGCGGCGCCACCGCCGCCGCCGGGGCGCCGCCGTGGGCCGTGCCGTTCGTCACCGACGCCCTGGCCGCGCTCGCCGCCGCCCGGCAGGAGCGCGCGGGCCTGCCGGACGGAGCGGCCGACGGCGCCGGGCGGTTCCCGCGGGTCGACCTGCTCGATCTGGAGACGTTGCACGTCAGCAGCTTCCCGTTGGTGCCCGACGCCGAGTGCCCGGTGTGCGACCGGCGTCCCGAGGACACCGCCGAGGGCGCCCGTCTCGAACTGGCGAGCAGGCCGAAGTCGGCGCCGGACGTCTTCCGGCTGCGCGGGGTGGACGCGTACGAGCTCCCGCTGCAGGCCTTCGTCAACCCGATCGCGGGGATGCTCGGCCCCTCGGTGGTCCCGGACCTGGTCTCGGCCTCCACCTCCTCCACGGTCGGCTGCTTCACCATGCGCTCGGGGGACTACCTGCGGGAGTGCTTCTGGGGCGGGCACACCGGCAGCTACCGGGCCAGCACCCGGGTCGGGCTGCTGGAGGGGCTGGAGCGCTTCGCCGGGATGCGGGCCCGGGGCCGGCGCACCACGGTGGTCGCCAGCCTCGACGAACTCGGCGACCTGGCCGTCGATCCGCGGGTCTGCGGCCTCTACTCCGAGGAGTTCCACCGGGCCGAGCCCGGCGTCAGGCCGTTCGCCCCCGACCGTCCGGTGCCCTGGGTCTGGGGCTACTCGCTGCGCGACCGCCGCCCCGTCCTGGTACCGGAGATCCTCAGCTACTACCACGCGCCGGGCGGGCTGGAGAACCGGTTCGTCCAGGAGAGCTCCAACGGCTGCGCCTCCGGCGGCTGCCTGGAGGAGGCGGTCTACTTCGGGCTGATGGAGGCCGTCGAGCGCGATGCCTTCCTACTGGCCTGGTACGGCAGGCTGGAGCTCCCCGAACTCGACGCCTCCCGCGCCGAGCGGCCCGAGATCCGCGCGCTGGTCGACCGCCTGGCGATGTACGGCTACCGCGCCCGGTTCTTCGACACCCGCGTCTCCTTCCCCGTCCCGGTGGTGACCGCCGTGGCGGAGCGGGTCGACGGCGGCCTGGGCCGGCTCTGCTTCGGCGCGGGGGCGAGCCTCGATCCCGAGGCCGCGCTCTGGGCCGGGCTCTGCGAGATCGCCACCGACGCGGTCAACCTGCGCCGGCGCACGGCCCGCGACGAGCGGCGGCTGCGGGCGATGGCCGAGGACTTCGACCGGGTGCGGGTGCTGCACGACCACCCGCTGCTGTACGGCCTGCCCGAGATGGCCCCGTACGCGGACTTCCTGCTGGCACCGCGCCGCACCGGGCCCGTCGGGCTCGACACGCTGCGCGGCGCGGGCGCGATCCGGCCGGGCACCGACCTCCGGGAGGACCTGCTCGCCTGCGTCGGGGCGGTCACCGCCGCCGGTTTCGACGTGGTGGTGGTCGACCAGACCATGCCGGAGCAGCGCGACCTCGGTTTCCACACCGCCGGTGTGCTGGTGCCGGGCCTGCTGCCGATCGACTTCGGCCACCGCCGCCAGCGCGCGCTGACCATGCCCCGGCTGCGCACCGCGGCCCGACTGGCCGGCCTGCGCGACCGTGATCTCCGGGACGACGACCTCAATCCCGCACCGCACCCGTTTCCCTGA
- a CDS encoding TOMM precursor leader peptide-binding protein, translated as MAAYDEIADTRPRIRRDVLFSRTPTGVLFHNAHGGFNLTTKEAYRFASLIVPHLNGRHSVAEICEGLGDTQRRMVVELVRALYGRGFARAAEPEPSGVVAPEVAARFAAQIGYVDHYTGDAERRFQAFRDTRVAVLGDDLLARWCVLALVRNGCASVGVSAGVDRPGNGFDEVEQEVKALGEAGCPVTVTRLEDRGPAGADWADLDGYDLVLVTGGSAGSRRTVRLLEAGLPDGKRLIPAWTLGERAVIGPLMSAGTTGCWVCAALRLGAVAEAGAAAELWSSLAPLAPTGPAAPRIGRPLAAMLGNLLGYEVFRLTTGALAPETDGRIIVQDLDSLDVVAEPLLPHPRCPRCGDAEAVLSAGLLPDLIADLTVPGEGGQPADGAAEEAAAQAALAELDTRDVLVRPNAGVFSSYADDTWNQTPLKVGTVGLALGPGARREISAFDVHHVAGARLRALYRAAEVYAEHVVPLTGLVGPAEARSPQERRPLVAPASLATGAGTGAGVADVAAWGRAASLLDGTEVLVPAGALRTFGADNHGRMFEATSAGTGAGDSPGAAAARALLSALAHDALRQALRGAPAARVALAGLAGLAGLPDDAELVFLARSAANLGLDLELLELGAGSHGLAPVVLARATDPRTGLPVWAVGSGLRLRHAVLEAVRDLLGPVQLGRDAADGRPADPGDPLIRGLEPSALPVGDGAPLDPAPGAHWPGLLAGLRALGRDALLAPGGASDLRAGRIEVARVLLTVPAATRAN; from the coding sequence ATGGCCGCGTACGACGAGATAGCCGACACCCGTCCACGGATCCGCCGGGACGTGCTGTTCAGCCGGACCCCGACCGGTGTGCTGTTCCACAACGCCCACGGCGGGTTCAACCTCACCACCAAGGAGGCGTACCGCTTCGCCTCACTGATCGTCCCCCACCTCAACGGCCGCCACAGCGTGGCCGAGATCTGCGAGGGGCTGGGCGACACCCAGCGCCGGATGGTCGTCGAGCTCGTCCGGGCGCTGTACGGCCGCGGATTCGCCCGGGCCGCCGAGCCGGAGCCGAGCGGGGTGGTGGCACCGGAGGTCGCCGCCCGGTTCGCCGCGCAGATCGGTTACGTCGACCACTACACGGGCGACGCGGAGCGCCGGTTCCAGGCGTTCCGGGACACCCGGGTGGCCGTGCTCGGCGACGACCTGCTCGCCCGCTGGTGCGTGCTCGCCCTGGTGCGCAACGGCTGCGCCTCGGTCGGGGTCAGCGCGGGTGTGGACCGGCCCGGCAACGGCTTCGACGAGGTCGAACAGGAGGTGAAGGCGCTCGGCGAGGCCGGCTGCCCGGTGACCGTCACCCGGCTGGAGGACCGCGGTCCGGCCGGCGCCGACTGGGCCGACCTCGACGGGTACGACCTGGTGCTGGTCACCGGCGGCTCGGCCGGCTCCCGCCGGACCGTGCGGCTGCTGGAGGCCGGCCTACCCGACGGCAAGCGGCTGATCCCGGCCTGGACGCTGGGCGAACGCGCCGTGATCGGCCCGCTGATGTCGGCCGGGACGACCGGGTGCTGGGTCTGCGCGGCGCTGCGGCTGGGCGCCGTCGCCGAGGCCGGCGCGGCCGCCGAGCTGTGGAGTTCGCTGGCCCCGCTCGCCCCGACCGGGCCGGCCGCACCCCGGATCGGCCGCCCGCTGGCCGCGATGCTCGGCAATCTGCTCGGCTACGAGGTCTTCCGGCTCACCACCGGGGCCCTCGCCCCCGAGACCGACGGCCGGATCATCGTCCAGGACCTCGACTCGCTGGACGTCGTCGCCGAACCCCTGCTCCCGCACCCGCGCTGTCCGCGCTGCGGCGACGCGGAGGCCGTGCTGAGCGCCGGCCTGCTCCCCGACCTGATCGCCGACCTCACGGTGCCCGGGGAGGGCGGGCAGCCCGCGGACGGCGCGGCCGAGGAGGCCGCCGCCCAGGCGGCGCTGGCCGAACTCGACACCCGGGACGTGCTGGTCCGCCCGAACGCCGGTGTGTTCAGCTCCTACGCCGACGACACCTGGAACCAGACGCCGCTCAAGGTCGGCACGGTGGGCCTGGCGCTGGGCCCCGGAGCGCGACGGGAGATCTCGGCCTTCGACGTGCACCACGTCGCGGGGGCCCGCCTGCGGGCGCTGTACCGGGCCGCCGAGGTCTACGCCGAGCACGTCGTCCCGCTCACCGGGCTGGTCGGCCCCGCCGAGGCGCGCTCGCCGCAGGAGCGGCGGCCGCTGGTCGCCCCCGCCTCGCTGGCCACCGGCGCCGGTACGGGAGCCGGCGTCGCCGACGTCGCCGCCTGGGGCCGGGCCGCCTCACTCCTGGACGGCACCGAAGTCCTGGTACCGGCAGGCGCGTTGCGCACCTTCGGCGCCGACAACCACGGCCGGATGTTCGAGGCCACCTCGGCCGGTACCGGTGCGGGTGACTCCCCGGGCGCGGCCGCGGCCAGGGCGCTGCTCTCCGCCCTGGCCCACGATGCGCTGCGGCAGGCGCTGCGCGGCGCCCCCGCCGCCCGGGTCGCTCTCGCCGGTCTCGCCGGTCTCGCCGGTCTCCCGGACGACGCCGAACTCGTCTTCCTCGCCCGCTCGGCGGCCAATCTCGGTCTGGACCTCGAACTCCTCGAACTCGGGGCCGGCTCGCACGGTCTGGCGCCGGTGGTGCTCGCCCGCGCCACCGATCCCCGGACCGGCCTGCCCGTCTGGGCGGTCGGCAGCGGGCTGCGGCTGCGGCACGCCGTGCTGGAGGCCGTCCGTGACCTGCTCGGCCCGGTGCAGCTCGGCCGGGACGCCGCCGACGGCCGGCCGGCCGACCCGGGCGACCCGCTGATCCGGGGTCTGGAGCCGAGCGCCCTGCCGGTCGGCGACGGTGCGCCGCTGGACCCGGCGCCCGGCGCGCACTGGCCCGGGCTGCTGGCAGGGCTCCGCGCGCTGGGACGGGACGCACTGCTCGCTCCCGGCGGTGCGTCCGACCTTCGGGCGGGCCGGATCGAGGTGGCCCGAGTGCTGCTCACCGTCCCGGCGGCGACCCGTGCGAACTGA
- a CDS encoding BTAD domain-containing putative transcriptional regulator produces MGESEIIAERAPARFTVLGLLAIADSHEVAVLQPSKPAALLAALLVRPNTVVSVESLQRVIWGEETPATAKAALQTCVLRLRRLFGKYGIAGNTIEAVPGGYRMAADPQTLDLLRFRSLVGRAGAAGDLGTELALLRSALALWQLPLLTNVHSDALHRDDVPGLTEEWLRSTERVFDIELALGRCREALADLRPVAHAHPLHERFSEQLVEALHRSGRRGEALAECRRVKDHLLAELGVDPGPALQRLELVILRGEPWPGAPGPTARRAAVVPSGRPLSPGPLRAATLAELPGRSADPVTDDTPQGQGAHRDPGGPATGELVLATLVQAGLLEEAPHGRYRVHDLLRTFTRAAAGSRSPAPPGRAADPQPDPRADHGQEHRADHRPDRRAERPAERRRGCPELLESPRQPAAPLRPTEV; encoded by the coding sequence GTGGGCGAGAGCGAGATCATCGCGGAGCGGGCTCCGGCCCGGTTCACCGTGCTCGGGCTGCTGGCCATCGCCGACAGTCACGAGGTCGCGGTGCTCCAGCCGTCAAAACCGGCCGCCCTGCTGGCCGCCCTGCTGGTCCGGCCGAACACCGTGGTCTCCGTCGAGTCGCTGCAGCGGGTCATCTGGGGCGAGGAGACGCCGGCGACGGCGAAGGCGGCCCTGCAGACCTGCGTGCTGCGACTGCGCAGGCTCTTCGGCAAGTACGGCATCGCCGGCAACACCATCGAGGCGGTCCCCGGCGGCTACCGGATGGCCGCCGATCCGCAGACCCTCGACCTGCTGCGGTTCCGTTCGCTGGTCGGGCGGGCGGGTGCGGCGGGCGACCTGGGCACCGAACTGGCGCTGCTCCGTTCCGCACTGGCGCTGTGGCAGCTCCCGCTGCTGACCAACGTCCACTCGGACGCGCTGCACCGGGACGACGTCCCCGGCCTGACCGAGGAGTGGCTGCGCAGCACCGAACGCGTCTTCGACATCGAACTCGCCCTCGGGCGATGTCGTGAGGCCCTGGCCGACCTGCGGCCGGTCGCCCACGCGCATCCGCTGCACGAGCGGTTCTCCGAGCAGCTCGTGGAGGCCCTGCACCGCTCCGGGCGGCGCGGGGAGGCACTCGCCGAGTGCCGCCGCGTCAAGGACCACCTGCTGGCGGAGCTCGGGGTCGACCCGGGCCCGGCCCTGCAGCGGCTGGAGCTCGTCATCCTGCGCGGCGAGCCGTGGCCGGGCGCCCCGGGGCCCACGGCGCGCCGCGCCGCCGTGGTCCCCTCCGGCCGCCCGCTCTCCCCCGGGCCGCTCCGCGCGGCGACGCTCGCCGAGCTCCCGGGGCGGTCGGCGGATCCCGTCACCGACGACACCCCGCAGGGCCAGGGCGCCCACCGCGACCCCGGGGGGCCGGCCACCGGAGAGCTGGTGCTGGCCACGCTGGTGCAGGCGGGGCTGCTGGAGGAGGCCCCGCACGGCCGGTACCGGGTGCACGACCTGCTCCGCACCTTCACCCGCGCCGCCGCCGGCAGCCGGTCGCCCGCTCCCCCGGGCCGGGCCGCCGATCCCCAGCCGGACCCTCGCGCCGACCACGGCCAGGAGCACCGCGCCGACCACCGCCCCGACCGCCGCGCGGAACGCCCGGCGGAACGCCGCCGGGGCTGCCCGGAACTGCTCGAATCCCCGCGGCAACCAGCCGCTCCCCTGCGTCCGACCGAGGTGTGA
- a CDS encoding alpha/beta fold hydrolase, protein MRPDTRTAGALLALLSRDRAGLAAALPLLAAGCWCAAAGPAWAVPVGVVLIAAGLLLGAGSVRHQRVVARLTAAHPPPGRLVDVGGYRLHVLAEGGRDAPARRPAVVWMPGGHAPGVEFRHLHEAVRGETRSILVDRAGSGWSDIGPFPRTTALEAEELVAALAGAAEPGPFVLVGHSLGGLLMANVARRRPDLVAALVLLDPTPPDVIVYGPPNPALDRSFHRDLRDALRRVFGLYRAPGGDQGDPGAPAGQDGELRAGMCRARFGCAAASIFQELTPAGMAAAGWRTVVYDGDLGDLPLILVTPGDLTGGEMVLDTADDRVTAERMRRFYRGTRERFLAASTASRRILTPAGTSHNFPHEAPGAVAEAVLAVVAEAERRAVENHRGAAS, encoded by the coding sequence ATGCGGCCGGACACGAGAACCGCCGGCGCGCTGCTGGCGCTGCTCAGCCGCGACCGGGCGGGACTGGCCGCCGCCCTGCCGCTCCTCGCGGCGGGCTGCTGGTGCGCCGCGGCGGGACCGGCGTGGGCGGTGCCGGTCGGCGTCGTGCTGATCGCCGCGGGGCTGCTGTTGGGCGCCGGATCCGTGCGCCACCAGCGGGTGGTGGCCCGGCTGACCGCGGCACATCCGCCGCCGGGCCGCCTGGTGGACGTCGGCGGGTACCGGCTGCACGTGCTGGCCGAGGGCGGCCGCGACGCGCCGGCGCGACGTCCCGCCGTGGTCTGGATGCCGGGCGGTCACGCGCCCGGCGTGGAGTTCCGGCACCTGCACGAGGCGGTACGCGGCGAGACCCGCTCGATCCTGGTGGACCGGGCCGGCAGCGGCTGGAGCGACATCGGGCCGTTCCCCCGTACGACGGCGCTGGAGGCCGAGGAGCTGGTCGCCGCCCTGGCCGGGGCGGCGGAGCCGGGGCCGTTCGTCCTGGTCGGGCACTCGCTCGGCGGGCTGCTGATGGCCAACGTGGCCAGGCGCCGGCCCGACCTGGTCGCCGCGCTGGTCCTGCTGGACCCGACGCCTCCCGATGTGATCGTCTACGGCCCGCCGAACCCGGCGCTGGACCGGTCCTTCCACCGGGACCTGCGCGACGCGCTGCGGCGGGTGTTCGGGCTGTACCGCGCACCGGGGGGCGACCAGGGCGACCCGGGCGCCCCGGCGGGGCAGGACGGCGAGCTGCGCGCCGGCATGTGCCGGGCGCGGTTCGGGTGTGCGGCCGCCTCGATCTTCCAGGAGCTGACCCCGGCCGGGATGGCGGCCGCCGGCTGGCGGACCGTCGTCTACGACGGTGACCTGGGCGACCTGCCTCTGATCCTGGTCACACCCGGTGACCTCACCGGGGGCGAGATGGTGCTGGACACGGCCGACGACCGGGTGACGGCGGAGCGGATGCGCCGCTTCTACCGGGGCACCCGGGAGCGGTTCCTGGCCGCCTCGACCGCCTCCCGCAGGATCCTCACGCCGGCCGGGACCAGCCACAACTTCCCGCACGAGGCGCCGGGCGCGGTGGCCGAGGCGGTGCTTGCGGTGGTGGCCGAGGCCGAGCGGAGAGCGGTCGAGAACCATCGCGGTGCTGCATCCTAG
- a CDS encoding polysaccharide deacetylase family protein, protein MPVHGTTRPVFRRPVVRRAVAGSAAVLSLALACACGPSRGAVSQERAAVGGDSVRSAPSSSPSPAASPDGAAGTTPGTANGPAGASNGPSTAAGAASSGVGAGTGSADVPAGGSVAPSGPGPTAPAAVASTPAGPGTPALPAGAAPTTAAVSGAATSAPDAAGSSIVRGTVDGGRSVALTFDDGPGPATGQILDLLAQYHAKATFCEIGPQATAHPALVKRIVAAGHRLCDHTVDHPQPMRTLPHDRQTFEIDTAKDMIVKAGGPGTRVDWFRAPGGDFSPDNRAIARQDGMRPLGWTVDTRDWSRPGAAAIVATAQQELRPGGVILMHDGGGDRSQSVAALGQLLPWLVQQGYTFDFPTG, encoded by the coding sequence ATGCCCGTCCACGGCACCACCCGCCCGGTGTTCCGCCGCCCTGTGGTCCGGCGCGCCGTCGCGGGCTCCGCGGCCGTCCTCTCGCTGGCCCTGGCCTGCGCGTGCGGCCCTTCGCGGGGAGCGGTCTCGCAGGAGCGGGCGGCCGTCGGCGGTGACAGCGTGCGATCAGCGCCGAGCAGCAGCCCGAGCCCGGCCGCGAGCCCGGACGGCGCCGCCGGGACGACGCCAGGTACGGCGAACGGTCCGGCGGGCGCCTCGAACGGCCCGAGCACCGCAGCCGGCGCCGCGAGCAGCGGCGTCGGCGCGGGCACCGGCTCCGCCGACGTCCCGGCCGGCGGCTCCGTCGCGCCGTCGGGTCCAGGGCCCACCGCGCCGGCCGCGGTGGCGAGCACACCGGCCGGCCCCGGAACGCCGGCCCTCCCCGCCGGGGCGGCGCCGACGACCGCGGCCGTGTCCGGAGCCGCGACGTCCGCTCCGGACGCCGCCGGCTCCTCGATCGTCCGCGGGACCGTCGACGGTGGCCGGAGCGTGGCGCTCACCTTCGACGACGGCCCCGGTCCCGCGACCGGGCAGATCCTCGACCTGCTCGCGCAGTACCACGCGAAGGCGACCTTCTGCGAGATCGGCCCGCAGGCCACCGCCCACCCGGCCCTGGTGAAGCGGATCGTCGCGGCCGGTCACCGGCTCTGCGACCACACGGTGGACCACCCGCAGCCGATGCGGACGCTGCCCCACGATCGTCAGACCTTCGAGATAGACACCGCCAAGGACATGATCGTCAAGGCCGGCGGACCGGGCACCCGGGTCGACTGGTTCCGCGCCCCCGGCGGCGACTTCAGCCCCGACAACCGCGCCATCGCCCGCCAGGACGGCATGCGCCCGCTCGGCTGGACGGTGGACACCAGGGACTGGTCCCGCCCGGGCGCCGCCGCCATCGTCGCCACGGCGCAGCAGGAGCTGCGGCCCGGCGGCGTCATCCTGATGCACGACGGCGGCGGCGACCGGTCCCAGAGTGTGGCCGCCCTGGGCCAACTGCTCCCGTGGCTGGTCCAGCAGGGCTACACCTTCGACTTCCCGACGGGCTGA
- a CDS encoding DUF1206 domain-containing protein → MSSSHAQHATAGRIGRDKAGGPSPAPRGALRAMGRAGFTARGVVYVLVGALAIRIAFGTESAPADRQGALQQVAAQPFGRAMLWALAAGFAAMTLWRASLAVFGENGERKTGSRLLSAARAVFYASVCWGTAAFAAGSGSGSQADPQDWTASALGLPGGRVLVAVVGVAISGVGVGIAVRALQRRFLRKLETAGMSSRMVQVVTALGLGGNLARGVLLTGAGAFLVTAAIRFDPHQAKGMDATLRSFARTPAGPWLLVLVAVGLVLFGCFSFASARWRKL, encoded by the coding sequence TTGAGCTCGTCACACGCACAGCACGCGACAGCAGGCCGGATCGGCCGGGACAAGGCCGGTGGCCCGTCCCCGGCGCCGCGCGGCGCCCTGCGGGCGATGGGACGCGCGGGCTTCACCGCCCGCGGCGTCGTGTACGTCCTCGTCGGGGCCCTGGCGATCCGGATCGCCTTCGGCACGGAGAGCGCACCGGCCGACCGGCAGGGCGCCCTGCAGCAGGTGGCCGCCCAGCCCTTCGGCCGGGCCATGCTCTGGGCGCTGGCCGCCGGCTTCGCCGCCATGACCCTCTGGCGGGCCTCGCTCGCGGTGTTCGGTGAGAACGGTGAACGCAAGACGGGCAGCCGCCTCCTGAGTGCGGCGCGCGCGGTCTTCTACGCCTCGGTCTGCTGGGGCACCGCCGCCTTCGCGGCCGGCAGCGGGTCCGGTTCACAGGCCGATCCGCAGGACTGGACGGCCTCCGCGCTCGGTCTGCCCGGTGGCCGCGTGCTGGTCGCCGTCGTCGGCGTGGCGATCAGCGGCGTGGGGGTCGGCATCGCGGTCCGCGCTCTCCAGCGGCGCTTCCTTCGCAAACTGGAGACCGCCGGGATGAGCAGCAGGATGGTCCAGGTCGTCACCGCGCTCGGCCTGGGCGGCAACCTCGCCCGCGGCGTGCTGCTGACCGGCGCCGGGGCGTTCCTGGTGACGGCGGCGATACGGTTCGACCCCCACCAGGCCAAGGGCATGGACGCCACCCTGCGCAGCTTCGCGCGGACCCCGGCCGGGCCCTGGCTCCTGGTGCTGGTGGCCGTCGGCCTGGTGCTCTTCGGGTGCTTCTCCTTCGCCTCCGCGCGCTGGCGCAAGCTCTAG